A window of Haliscomenobacter hydrossis DSM 1100 contains these coding sequences:
- a CDS encoding TonB-dependent receptor — translation MKALKHLIVLFFLSFLGIQLSAQNSQTVKGTVLDKQSEQALVGVTIELLNLTPAKGAVTDLDGKFVLEEVPLGRQAFHISYLGYNSITVPNVLVSAGKEVVLDLSLEEAVVKMDEVVISAAVNKDKANNDMASVSARSFNVEEVNRFSGGRNDVARLAGSFAGVAAANDSRNDIVIRGNSPTGLLWRLEGIPIPNPNHFSTLGTTGGPVSAINPNLLRSSDFFTSAFPAEYGNAMSGVFDLGFRSGNTDKAEYTFQLAAFSGLEAMAEGPLSKKHNSSYVASFRNSFVQLADVVGIPVGTAAIPNYRDVSFKFDFANSKLGKFSIFGIGASSNIDFLGKDLDEDDLFAESDKDSYVKSRLGILGLRHNIVLGKNAYVRTVASWSTSGNLYNEYELPSAENPERRHITDVNDRTDTWSLSSYYNQKFNARFTLRAGILGQVYDVDTRVLDREDTPNWNTIRDFDGNIGLWQAFAQGLYKLSEKLTLNVGLHSQLLDINNTSAVEPRAALSWQLSPSRTLTIGYGLHNQMQPLPVFFFREEVSPGVFEPSNQELDFTRANHFVLAYDQKIGTDWRVKAETYFQTLDKVPVEMESSSFSLLNAGADFVFPEASFLVNEGTGRNYGVEITVEKFFSKGYYTLVTGSLFDSKYKGSDGIERNTAFNNGYILNVLAGKEFRFGKGGKNAFTFDTKFTTAGGRNFTPINLEVSRAVGEEVLYEDRAFSERYEPYLRWDVKFGYRVNSKKKNLSQQFFMDFQNVTGKQNIFSRRFNTRTNDINDVYQSGFFPDIMYRVQF, via the coding sequence ATGAAGGCTCTTAAACACCTGATTGTTCTTTTTTTCCTGAGTTTTCTGGGGATTCAACTCTCCGCCCAAAATAGCCAAACCGTAAAAGGAACGGTTTTGGACAAACAATCCGAACAAGCCCTGGTGGGCGTAACCATCGAATTGTTGAACCTTACTCCAGCCAAAGGCGCGGTAACTGACCTCGACGGCAAATTTGTACTCGAAGAAGTGCCCCTTGGCCGCCAGGCATTCCACATCAGCTACCTGGGCTACAACAGCATCACCGTGCCCAACGTACTCGTCTCGGCGGGTAAAGAAGTGGTGCTGGACCTGAGTTTGGAAGAAGCCGTAGTCAAAATGGACGAAGTGGTCATTTCTGCGGCGGTCAACAAAGACAAAGCCAACAACGACATGGCCAGCGTGAGCGCCCGTTCCTTCAACGTAGAAGAAGTCAACCGTTTTTCAGGTGGCCGCAACGACGTAGCGCGTCTGGCCGGAAGTTTCGCCGGGGTAGCCGCAGCCAATGATTCCCGCAACGACATTGTGATCCGCGGCAACTCGCCTACTGGCCTGTTGTGGCGCCTGGAAGGTATTCCTATTCCCAACCCCAATCACTTTTCGACACTGGGCACTACGGGCGGCCCGGTAAGTGCCATCAACCCGAATCTCCTGCGCAGTTCCGACTTTTTCACCTCCGCTTTTCCGGCTGAATATGGCAACGCCATGTCGGGAGTATTTGACCTGGGTTTCCGCAGCGGCAACACCGACAAAGCCGAATACACCTTCCAATTGGCTGCTTTTAGTGGCCTGGAAGCCATGGCTGAAGGACCTTTAAGCAAAAAACACAACTCCTCTTACGTGGCCAGTTTTCGCAACTCCTTTGTACAATTGGCCGATGTGGTAGGCATCCCAGTAGGTACAGCGGCGATCCCCAACTACCGTGATGTTTCTTTCAAATTTGATTTCGCCAATAGCAAGCTGGGCAAGTTTTCCATCTTTGGGATTGGTGCCAGTAGCAACATCGACTTTTTGGGCAAAGACTTGGATGAGGACGACCTTTTTGCTGAAAGCGACAAAGATTCTTATGTCAAATCCCGTCTGGGCATCCTGGGGCTGCGTCACAACATCGTTTTGGGTAAAAACGCCTATGTGCGCACGGTGGCCTCCTGGTCTACTTCGGGCAATTTGTACAATGAGTACGAGCTGCCAAGTGCTGAAAACCCCGAGCGCCGCCACATCACCGATGTCAACGACCGTACCGATACCTGGTCTTTGTCTTCGTATTACAACCAAAAGTTCAACGCCCGTTTTACGCTGCGCGCCGGGATTTTGGGCCAGGTGTACGATGTGGATACCCGCGTACTCGATCGCGAGGATACCCCCAACTGGAATACCATCCGTGATTTTGACGGCAACATCGGACTTTGGCAGGCTTTTGCCCAGGGCTTGTACAAACTGAGTGAAAAACTGACATTAAACGTAGGTCTCCACAGCCAACTGCTGGACATCAACAATACCTCGGCCGTAGAGCCACGGGCAGCGCTGAGCTGGCAACTTTCGCCTTCTCGTACGCTGACCATCGGCTACGGTTTGCACAACCAGATGCAGCCCCTGCCCGTGTTTTTCTTCCGCGAAGAGGTGAGTCCAGGCGTGTTTGAACCTTCCAATCAAGAACTGGACTTCACCCGCGCCAACCATTTTGTACTGGCTTACGACCAAAAAATCGGCACCGATTGGCGGGTGAAAGCGGAGACCTATTTCCAGACCCTGGACAAAGTGCCGGTAGAAATGGAATCCAGCAGCTTTTCGCTCTTGAACGCGGGTGCGGATTTTGTTTTCCCCGAAGCCAGCTTTTTGGTCAACGAAGGCACTGGGCGCAACTATGGCGTGGAAATCACCGTAGAGAAATTTTTCAGCAAAGGTTATTATACCCTCGTTACGGGCTCACTTTTTGATTCCAAATACAAGGGCAGCGATGGCATCGAGCGCAATACAGCCTTCAACAATGGCTATATTTTGAATGTTCTAGCTGGAAAAGAATTCCGTTTTGGCAAGGGTGGCAAAAATGCCTTTACCTTCGACACCAAGTTCACCACTGCCGGAGGCCGCAATTTCACCCCCATCAACCTGGAAGTTTCGCGGGCGGTGGGAGAGGAGGTACTCTACGAGGATCGCGCTTTCAGCGAGCGTTACGAACCTTACCTGCGCTGGGATGTGAAGTTCGGTTACCGTGTGAACAGCAAGAAGAAAAACCTCTCGCAGCAGTTTTTTATGGACTTCCAGAACGTTACGGGTAAACAAAACATCTTTAGCCGCCGTTTCAATACCCGCACCAACGACATCAACGACGTGTACCAGTCGGGATTTTTCCCGGACATTATGTATCGTGTGCAATTTTGA